The following coding sequences are from one Bufo bufo chromosome 2, aBufBuf1.1, whole genome shotgun sequence window:
- the LOC120989595 gene encoding gastrula zinc finger protein XlCGF7.1-like produces MLSLSYKAENEDIMQCSSGEKLNLHPGLHSTDMSYNPPNQEEPYLDQSQIVTPNTGQKGGKKLQYGERFTRSSGLSTHRRNHTGEKPYSCSDCGRSFKYKSSLHTHKRNHIREKPFSCSECGKCFIYKSALVTHAISHSGERPYSCSECGKYFKYKPNLVAHEKIHIGLKPYPCSECGKCFPKKSDLVIHQRIHTGEKPYACSECGKCFRQKSFVILHERIHTGEKPYSCSECGKCFRSKSALVTHETTHKIEEPYSCSECCDQSEIKDPSLHIIFVCAVVSVTLTPERRGVSTAGGCPFPDR; encoded by the exons ATGTTATCACTAAGTTATAAAGCAGAAAATGAAGATATCATGCAGTGCTCTTCAGGAGAAAAACTCAATctacatccaggacttcacagtacagatatgTCATATAATCCCCCTAATCAGGAGGAACCttatcttgaccaatcacagattgttacccCAAATACAGGTCAAAAAGGGGGTAAAAAGTTACAGTATGGTGAACGGTTCACAAGAAGCTCAGGTCTTTCTACACACAGAAGAaatcatacaggagagaagccatactcCTGTTCAGACTGTGGGAGAAGCTTTAAATATAAATCAAGTCTTCATACACACAAAAGAAATCACATACGAgaaaaaccattttcatgttcagaatgtgggaaatgttttatatataaatcagctcttgttacaCATGCTATAAGTCACTCTGGAGAgaggccgtattcatgttcagaatgtgggaaatattttaagTATAAACCGAATCTTGTTGCACATGAGAAAATTCACATAGGATTGAAGccatatccatgttcagaatgtgggaaatgttttccgAAAAAATCtgatcttgttatacatcagagaattcacacaggagagaagccatatgcatgttcagaatgtgggaaatgttttagacagAAATCATTTGTTATTCTAcatgaaagaattcacacaggagaaaaaccatattcatgttcagaatgtgggaaatgttttaggagTAAATCggctcttgttacacatgagactACTCACAAAATAGaggagccatattcatgttcagaat GTTGTGACCAAAGTGAAATAAAAGACCCTTCACTTCATATTATCTTTGTATGTGCCGTGGTTTCTGTAACGCTTACCCCGGAGCGTAGAGGGGTTTCCACCGCTGGAGGGTGTCCTTTTCCCGATCGTTGA